ATCTCGGCCCTCGGCCGTTCTTGAGCGTTTTTTGACCGGGGGTGCGAGCCGGGCGCTAGGCAAGAAATCTTGCCTAGCGCCCGGCTGTATATGTCGTTATACAGTAGTCAGCTCACCGAAATGTCGTCGGCGTAGATCGGGCTCTGGCCGTACCAGCCGTGGACGTACACCGTCACCGCGCCGGACGCGCCGGTCGTGAACGGGATCGTCAGCTTGGTCCAGCTGGAGTTCGCGCTCCACGAGCTGGCCGTCGCTCCCCCGCGGACGCCGGCGTAGGCGTATCCGCCCTGGACCCACGCCGTCAGCGTGTACGCGTGGTTCGGCGCGAGCGTCAGGTTCTGGGCCGCTTCCCCGGTGGTCGACGCCGTCGGCGAAACCTGCAGTGCGTGGCTGCCGGAGTGCACCGGCGAGGACACGATCGTCCCGCCGCTCCACGGGCTGAGCGCACCGGTTTCGAAGTTGCCGTTGACGACGCTTCCGGTCGGGCTGGTTCCGTTGACCGTCAGCGTGTACGTCGCGGTGTGGCTGCCGCCGCCCGCGACCGAGCCGGTGATCGTCAGCGGGTAGACGCCGGGCTGCGTGGCCGCGGTCGTGGTGATCGACAGGTTCGCGCTCTCCCCCGCCTTGACCGTGGCCGGGCTGACCGTCGCGGTCACGCCGCCCGGCGCGCCGCTCACCGACAGCGAAACCTGTTGCGCCGTACCGGAAGTCACCGCGGTGGTCACCTTGCCGGTCGCCGAACCGCCCGGGTCGACCGAGGCCGAGGCCGGGCTGGCCGTCACCGAGAAGTCGTCGCCCGGCACCGGGGTCCCGCCGGTGAACGGGGCGAACGTGTGGCTGAAGTACCACTTGTCCTGCGGGATGCCGGAACAGGTGTCCTGCGCGCCGGTGCCCGGGCAGCTGCCGTTGTCGCGCTGGAGCGCCCAGAACGACAGCAGGTTGATGCCCTTGGACACGGCCCAGTTGTAGACCGTGACCGCGTCCGCGGTGGTGAACGTTTCGGCCGCGCCGAAGTCGTCGATGCCCGGCATCTCGGTGATGCCGACCATCCCCCACAACTGTTGCTGCGTCTTGTCCGGGTACAGCGACGCCAGCTGCGACACCAGCCCGGCCGCGGCGGTCTGGGTGTCCTGGGCCATGTTGTGAGTGGCGTTGTCGTAGTAGTCGAAGGTCATCAGGTTGACCACGTCGACCTTGGTCCCGTTGGAAACGGCGTTCTGCAGCACGCCCAGCGCGCTGGTGAGACCGCTCGTGGTGGTCGGCAGCGTGTACGAGATCTGCAGCTGGCGCCCGTTGGCCGCGGCCCAGTCCTGGACCTTCTTGATCGCCTTGTTGCGGCGGTCGATGCCCGCGGAGTTGGTCAGCGAGTTGTCCTCGATGTCCATGTCCAGGCGCGGCACGTCGTAGGTGGTGATCAGCGATTCGTACGCGGCCGCGATCTGGTCGACGTTCGTGCAGCTGTCGGCGATTTCGGTGGCGTTGTGGTCCGCGGTGTAGCCGCCGAACGACGGGATCACGTCGCCGCTGCGCGAGCGGATCGTGCGGAAGTCCGCGCCGAACGTCGCGTCCGACACCGGCATGCTGGCGTCGCCGTTCCACAGGACGGTGCACGAACCCGAGGAGGCGGTTTGCAGGAACGCCATCGTCAGGTGCTTGACGCCGGCCTCCTGGGCCATCGCGGCCGGGCTCTGGCCGTTCCAGGATTCGAAGTAGGGCGCGAACACGTGGTTCGGCAGCGGGGTCGCGGCGTGCGCGGGCGCCGCGGTGGCGACCAGCACGCCGAGCGGAGCCGCGGCTGCGGCCAGGACGGCGGACAATCGTGACAAGTGACTTCTTCGTCGCATGCGGGCTCCAGTGCCGAAAAAGGGGCCGTGCGGCGGCGGCGCACGGCCGGAACCTTCTCAGAATTGGACTGGACCAGTCACCCGTCAAGGTCTAGACCACTAATGCGGCCGAACGGCCGGGTCGGATCGTCGGGCGCCACTGGGGCTCGGTGGTCCGCTGCCGGACCACCGAGCCCCAGTGGGTCAGCCCACCTGCTGCTTCGCCGCGGCCGGCGCGCCGAGCGAGAGCTTCGTCGACCGCGTGGTCAGCGAAATCGCCGCCGCGGCGAGCGTCGACACCGCCAGGAAGCCGAACGCCGCGGCGAACCCGAACCGGTCCGCGAGCCAGCCCATCACCAGCGGCGCGAGCACGCCGGCGAGCTGGCCGCCGGTGTTCACCAGGCCCATCCCCGCGCCGACCAGATCGCGCGGCAGCACCCGCAGCGGCAGGCCGACGATGCCGATCGACGCGAGCCCGCTGATGAACATCGCGAGCGTCTGCAGCACGGTGAACCCGGTCGCCGAATCCGACAGCAGCATCGCGACGAGCACCCCGGCCGCGGCGACGAGCGCGGGCACCACGAGCCAGCGCGGCCGCTGGTCGAAGTACCGGCTCATCAGCCAGCCGCCGAGCAGCACCGCCGCCGCGCTGACCAGCTGCGGGATCGCCGCCGAGATCCCCGCCGCGACCAGCGACAGCCCCTTGGTCTCGACCAGGTACGACGGGACCCAGGTGATCATCCCGTAGGCCAGCATGTTGAAGCAGGCGAACATCGCCGCGCAGCGGATCACCAGCCGGTTCCGCAGCACCTGCGACACCGGCACCTTCACCGGGGCGACCCGCGCCTCGGGTTCGGTCAGCTCGCGCGGCAGCGCCGCGGGCAGCAGCCGCCACAACGCCAGCCCGACGACCAGCCCGGCCACCGCGACGATCCAGAACGTGTGCCGCCAGCCCGCGGCGACCACGAGCGGCGCGACCAGCAGCGGCCCGAGCCCGGCCCCGACCGAGTTCGACGCGAGCAGCAGCCCGGCGCCGCGGCTGCGGCCTTCCTGCGTGGTGCGCTCGGCCAGCGCCTTGAACGCCGCTCCGGGGAACAACGCCTGCGCGAACCCGAACGCCGCGCGCAGCACCAGCAGCACGACCAGCCCGGGCGCGAACCCGGTGGCGGCGGTGAACACCGACCAGGCCACCAGCGAAATCACCAGCAACGGCCGCGCGCCCACCCGGTCCGCGAGCAGGCCGCCGGGCATCTGCCCGACCAGATAGGCGATCGCGAACGCGGAAACGACCAGTCCCTGCGTGGTTTTCGACAGCCCGAACTCCGCGCCGATCAGCGGCAGCGCGACCGCGATCATGACCCGGTCGATGTAGTCGATGATGAAGACGCCGACCAGCAGCGCCAACGTGGTCCGTTCGGTCCGCCGCACGACCGGGGCGGAACTCGGAATGCTCACCGTCGGATCCTCCTTGATTCGGCGACGCCGCATTGTGCGGTCATGCACCCCCTCCTCGGCTTCGTCGGATCCACCGACAGTCGGGCCCCGGATTCAGCCGATCCGACGAAGAAGCGCTTCCGCGCAGGTCAGCGGCACGCTCCAGGCGGATCGACGGATCGGCTCCGGGACGCATCGGAGTTCTCTGCGCTGGCAAAGCCGACAACCGCGAGCACAAAGGACTGTGGGCCTGGCCGAGGGACGCCCGGACGCGCTGCTCGGCGGCCGCTACCGGCTGAGCACCGAACTCGGGTCGCGTGGTTTCGGCCGCGTGTGGCGTGCCCGCGATGAAACTCTCGGCGTCGCGCCGGAACGGCTGGAAGGCCGCGGAAACGGCGCGGTCAGCGACCTGTTCTCCCTCGGCGCGACGCTCTACCACGCCGTCGAAGGCGTCTCGCCGTTCGGCCGCGACCGCGCCGAGGCGACCATGGCCGCTGTTCTGCGCATCGTCGCCGGGAGCTGCGTTACCGTGCTCGGCGCGGTGCTGGCCGTCGTCGTCACGATGGTCGCGTTCGCGGTCCTGCTCGCGCTGCAGCTGTCGAACATCGCGATCGGTAGACGCAATACGGCGGGGCCGGTCGCCCCAGCCCCGCCGTATAGGTCGTTATACACTCACGTTACGCGCCCGCGAGCCCCCGGCGCTTCAGCAGCGGCTCGATCTCCGGCGCGCGGCCGCGGAAGGTCGCGAACGCCTCCATCGGGTCGACGCTGCCGCCGCGGCCCAGCAGGGTGGACCGGAAGTGGTCGCCGTTCTCCCGCTTGAGTCCGCCGTTCTCGGTGAACCACTCGACGGTGTCCGCGTCGAGCACCTCGCTCCAGATGTAGGAGTAGTACCCGGCGCTGTAGCCGCCGGAGAAGACGTGGTTGAAGTACGTCGTCCGGTAGCGCGGCGGGACGCTTTCCAGTGCCACGCCCGCCTTTTCCAGCGCCTCGGCCTCGAACCGCTGCACGTCCTCCACCCGGTCGTCCGGGCCGAGGCGGTGCCACGCGAGGTCGAGCAGCGCCGCGGCGAGGTACTCGGTCGTGCGGAAGCCCTCCCCGTACTGCTGCGCGGCCTCCAGCAGCTCGACCTGCCCGGCGGGAAGCGGCTCCCCCGTCTCGTGGTGCTTGGCGTAGTTGGCCAGGATTTCCGGCCACAGCATCCACATCTCGTTGACCTGCGACGGGTACTCGACGAAGTCGCGCGGCACGTTGGTGCCGGTGAACGTCGGGAACTCGACCGAGGACAGCAGCGAGTGCAGCGCGTGCCCGAACTCGTGGAACGCGGTGCGCACCTCGTCGAGCGAGAGCAGGGTCGGCTCCCCCTCGCGCGGCTTGGTCACGTTCAGCACGTTGACCACGACCGTGCGCCGCCCGAGCAGCCGCGACTGGTCCACGAAGTTGTTCATCCACGCGCCGCCGCGCTTGGAATCGCGGGTGTAGTAGTCCATCAGGAACAGGCCGAGCCCGCTGCCGTCGGCGTCGAAGACCTCGAAGATCCGCACCTGCGGGTGGTACTTCGGCAGGTCGTGCCGTTCGGTGAAAGTCAAGCCGTACAACCGGTTCGCGGCCGTGAACACGCCGTCGTGCAGCACCCGGTCCAGCTCGAAGTACGGCCGCAGCGCCGCGGTGTCCAGCTGGAACCGCTCGCGCTCCACCTTCGAGGCGTAGAAGGCCCAGTCCCACGGCTGCAGCGTCGCGCCCGGCACGTCGGCTTCCAGCAGCTTCTGCAGTTCCGCGGCCTCGGTGCGCGCGTTCGCGACCGCCACCGGAGCGAGCCGCTCCAGCAGCCCGCCGGCCGCCTCGACGGTCTTGGCCGTCTCGTCCGCGATCACGTACGCCGCGTGGTTCGGGTAGCCCAGCAGCGCGGCCCGCTCGGCGCGCAGCCGGGTGATCTCCTCGACGATCGCGTTGTTGTCGTAGGCGTTTCCGCGGTTGCCGCGCGAGACCGAAGCGGTGAAGACGCGCTCGCGCACCGCGCGGTTTTCCAGCGACGCCACGGCCGCCTGCGCGGTGGGCAGCGTCAGGGTCAGCACGTACTTGCCTTCGAGACCGCGCTCGGCCGCCGTCTGCGCCGCCGCCGCGATCGCGCTTTCGCCCAGCCCGGCCAGTTCCGCGGCGTCGTCGAGCACGACCGCGAGATCGTTGGTGTCCCGCAGCAGGTTCTGCGAAAAACGGGTCTGCAGCGTCGAAAGCTGCTCGTTCAGCGCGCGCAGCTTCGCCTGGTCCTCCTCGGGCAGCCCGGCGCCCGCGCGGCTGAAGTCGGTGTACCGGCGCTCCAGCAGCCGCAGTTCCTCCGGGTTCAGGCCCAGCTCCGCGCGCTTGCGGTACAGCGCGTCGATGCGGGCGAACAGCCGGGGGTTCAGGTGGATCGCGTCGGCGTGCGCGGCCAGCTTCGGGGCCAGCTCGGCCTGGATCTCCTGGATCTCGTCGGTCGCGTTCGAGCCCGAGATGTTGAAGAACGTGCCGGACACCCGGGTCAGCAGCGCGCCGGCCCGCTCGAGCGCCGCGATCGTGTTCTCGAAGGTCGGCTCGGCCGGGTCGTCGGCGATCCGCTCCACGTCGGCGGCGTGCTCGGCGAGGCCGGCTTCGAAGGCGGGCCGGTAGTGCTCGTCGGCGATCCGGTCGAACGGCGGCAGCTCGTACGGCAGGTCGCTGGGGACGGCGAACGGGTTGTCCGGGGAAATCATTCGGGTTTGCGCTCCTGGTTCTCCACAGGGTTCTCCGCGTGGTTCCGCCCACCCTACGGGGTCGGGCATCCGACGGAAGGACTGTCGATCGTCAGCGGCCCGTGCTTCCGCCCACGACGGCGTCGCTCGAAGCCTTCTTGCCCCGGCCGCGTTTCTTCGGCGGCGGCGGCACGATCCCGGCCAGGTCGCCGCCGTGCTCGTTCACCCGGAGCACGAACGGCCGCGTTTCGGTGTAGCGCACGACCGACACCGCGGCCGGGTCGACGACGATCCGCTGGAACGCGTCCAGATGCTGGCCCAGCGCGTCGGCCAGGATCGACTTGATCACGTCGCCGTGGCTGCACACGACCCACACCGCGTGGTCGCCGTGCTCGGCGGTGATCCGGGCGTCGTGCGCGCGGATCGCGGCCACCGCGCGCGCCTGCATCTCGGCGAGCCCTTCCCCGCCCGGGAAGACCGCCGCCGACGGATGCGCCTGCACGACGCGCCACAGCGGTTCCTTCACCAGGTTCTTGAGCTCCCGGCCGGTCCACTCCCCGTAGTCCACTTCGGACAGCCGGGGTTCGACGACCTTCGTCAGCCCCTGCGCGGCGGCCAGCGGCGCGACGGTCTGCTTGCAGCGCAGCATCGGCGACACCACCAGCCCGGCGACCGGCACCCCGGCGAACCGCTCGACGAGCGCGTCGGCCTGGGCCCGGCCGGTGTCGTCCAGCCCGACCTTCGGGGTGCGCCCGGCCAGGACGCCCGAACCGTTGGCGGTGGACTTCCCGTGCCGGAGCAAGATGACCGTACTCACGACGCCACCCTAACCGGTGATCCGCCGGTTCAGCCGCCCGCGGGTCCCGCGTTCGGGTCGAGCACGCCGCCGAAGACCAGGCCGAACAGCACCACGCCGAGCACCACGCGGTAGATCACGAACGGCACGAAGCTGCGCTTCTTGATGTAGGCCATGAGCCACGCGATCACCAGGTAGCCGACGCCGAAGGCGACCAGCGTGGCCAGGATCGTCGGCCCCCACTGCGCGTTCTCGCCGTTCTTGCCGATGTCGGTCAGCTTGTACAGCCCCGAGCCGAACACCGCGGGCACCGCGAGCAGGAACGAGTACTCCGCGGCTTCCGAGCGGGTGTAACCCATGAGCAGGCCGGCGCTCGTCGTGCCGCCCGAGCGCGAAACGCCCGGGATCAGCGCGAGCGCCTGCGCGAAGCCGTAGGCCAGGCCGTGCGGCACGTTCAGGTGGTCGAGCGTCCGCTGCTGCTTCGCGGTCCGGTCGGCGAACAGCAGGATCAGGCCGAACACGATCAGCGTCGTCGCGGTGATCCGCAGATCGCGGAACGCCCGGTCGATCTCGTCCTGCAGCAGCAGGCCGAGCACGACGATCGGCAGCGAGCCGACGATGATCAGCCAGCCCAGCCGAGCGTCCGGGTCGCGCCGCCAGTCCGGGCGGTACAGGGAAAAGAACCAGGCGCGCAGGATCCGGCCGATCTTCGGTCCGAAGTAGAGGATCACCGCCAGCTCGGTGCCGATCTGGGTCACCGCGGTGAACGCCGCGCCCGGATCGCCCCAGCCCGCCAGCGCCGCGACGATCCGCACGTGCGCGCTCGAGGAGATCGGCAGGAACTCCGTGAGCCCCTGCACCAGCCCCAGGACCAGGGCCTCGAACCATCCCATCAGGCCGCTCCCGCCGGTTCGCCCGCCCGCTCGGGGCGCAGTCCGATTCGCACGATCGGGAACCTATCGGGTGGTTCCTGAGAACTCCCGCGAGGGCGCCGGTGCGACACGAGGTCACCTTCGTCCGGTCCAGGGGGCTGCGCCCACTAGGCTCGGCGGTCGTGGAAAAGCGACAGCTCGGCCGGTCGGGACTGCGGATATCGCGGATGGCCCTCGGCACCATGACGTGGGGCGGCGACACCGATCCGGACGAGGCGGCCAGCCAGCTGGTCGCGTTCGTCGACGCGGGCGGCACCCTCGTGGACACCGCCGACCTCTACGCCGGCGGCGAGGCCGAGCGGATGCTCGGCGAACTGCTGTCGGACCTGGTGCCGCGCGAGGACGTCGTGCTGGCCACCAAGACGGTCGCCCGGCGCACCGACGGCCCGTTCGGCGGCGGCGCTTCGCGCGGTGCGCTGCTGTCCGCGCTCGACGGGTCGCTGCGCCGCCTTCGCACCGACCACATCGATCTGTGGCAGCTGCACGCGTGGGACGAGTGCGTGCCGATCGAGGAGACGCTGTCCGCGCTCGACTACGCGGTGACGAGCGGCAAGGTCCGTTACGTCGGCGTCTCCAACTACGCGGGCTGGCAGCTCGCCACCGCCGCTTCTCTCGCCACGACGCCGATCGTGTCCGGGCAGTTCGAATACTCGTTGCTGGAACGCGGCATCGAACGCGAGGTCGTCCCGGCCGCGGCGCACCACGGGATCGGCCTCCTGCCGTGGGCTCCGCTCGGCCGCGGCGTCCTCACCGGGAAGTACCGCACCGGCACGCCCGCGGATTCGCGCGGCGCGTCCGCCGAGTACGCCGGATACGTCGAGCACCACCGCACCGAACGCGCCGCGCGGATCGTGCAGGCGGTCGTGACCGCCGCCGAGGGTCTCGGCACGTCGCCGCTCGCGGTGGCGCTGGCCTGGGTCCGGGACCGGCCCGGAGTGGCCGCGCCGGTCGTCGGCGCGCGCGACACCGGCCAGCTCACCGGGTCGCTCGCCGCCGAGGACCTCACGCTGCCGCCCGCCATCCGCAGCGCGCTGGACGACGTCAGCGGCGTCGAATTCGGCTATCCGGAACGGGGCACCCGATGAGCCGCAGGTGTCGGGTCGGTGACACGGGCGTGACGGTCAGGCGATCCTGGAGGATGCTGGAGGGACCCGCTCGCCGGAGCTTGGCTGGAGGTTTCAAGGTGCGTCGGCTCACCGCCGCCTCGCGGATCGCGATCCCGCTGGCCGGTGCGCTCGCGCTGTCCGCCTGCTCGTCCTCGGAGCAGCCGAAGGACAACCTGCAGGTCGTGGCCAATCCGACCGCCGCCAAACCGGCCGTCTCCCCCGCCCGCGCGGCGCCTCCCGCCGGGCAGGTGCTGCCGATGCCGGTGGTGTCCGCGATCGCTGCCGACCAGCAGAGCCACACGCTTGTCGTCGCCCTCAAGCAACCGGCTGAGCTGCGGCTTTACGATCTGGCCTCGCTCGGTGCGCCGAAGAAGACCGTCCTGCTGCCCGGTCCGGCGGAATCGCTCAGCGTGTCCGCGGGCCAGGCGCTCGCCGGGATCCCGGACAAGGGCGTGCTCGCGCGCGTGGCGCTGCCGAGCGGGCAGCTGACCGCCGAGAAGGTCGCCGGGCAGCCCGCCGCCGGGGTCGCCGACGGCCCGGACACCCTCGTCGCCGTCCGCGACCGCAAGGCCGTCGAGGTCCTGGCGAACGGCTCGGTCGCGAAGACGATCACCGGCCAGCTCTACAGCGCCGACGACGTGGTCAACACCGGAAACGGCGTCGTGGTCCTCGACCGGCTGCGCACCGCTGTGTTCAGCGTGGACGTGCAGGGCGGGACGATGGACGAAGGCCTGCGCGCGGGCGACGGCGCGGCCAACGCGGTCGCCGACTCGTACGGCCGCGTGCTGGTCACCGACACCCGCGCGGGCGCGCTGCTCGCGTTCTCGACCAATCCGCTGATTCTCCGCCAGCGCTACCCGGTGCCGGGCAGCCCGTACGGCCTCGCCTACGACGCGAAGCGCAGCCTGGCGTGGGTCACCCTGACCGCCCGCAACGAGGTCGTCGGCTACGACGTCCGCGGCGGAGAGCCCGTCGAGAAGTACCGATTCCCGACCGTGCGCCAGCCGGACACGGTGGGCGTCGACGACCAGAGCGGCCGCGTGTTCGTCGGCTCGGCCGCCGGAGAAGGGACCCAGGTGATCCAGCCATGACGACAGTCGACGAGGCGGTGGTCGAAGGGGATTGGGAGTATCGCCGCCTGCGCCTGCCCCCGGCGGTGTCCCGGCGCGCGGCGATGATCCAGCTCTCCATCCACGCGGAGTTCGCGGGCTGGGAACTGCGCACGGTCCGGCTGTACGCCGACGGCACCCGGCGCATCTGGCTGCGCCGCAAGCGCACGGCGGCCGACCATTCGACCGGGCTCGCCACCTGACCTGCTTGACGAGGCGGACGAGCTGAAGCTGTACGCCTTGCTGCGGCATGCCCGCGGCTGGACCAGGATGGCGTGGTGAACGACGTTGCCGAGCTGACCGAGCGGATCTGGCGCAGCGATGCCGCGAGCATGCTGGGCGCGCTCAGCCGCCGGCTCGGCGACTTCGACCGGGCCGAGGAAGCGCTGTCGGAGGCCGTCGCCGAAGCGCTCAAGCGCTGGCCCGGCGAGGGCGTGCCGGCCAGCCCCACCGGATGGCTGGTCACGACCGGCTGGCGCAAGGCCGTCGACCGGCTCCGCCGGGACGCCGTCGGCCGGGAGAAAGCCGCTCGGGCGGCTTCCGAGACACCGCCTGAACCTGGGGTCGACGATCGGCTGGCGATGATTTTCGCTTGCTGCCACCCGGATGTGCCGGAACCGGCGCAGGTCGCGCTCACGCTGTATGCCGCAGGCGGGTTCACCACCGTCGAAATCGCCGCCGCGTTTCTGGTTCCGGTGCCGACGATGGCACAACGGCTTTCGCGAGCCAAGCGGCTGCTGCGGGAACGCGGCATCGGCTTCGAACCGCCGCAGCCGCACGAGTACTCCGATCGGCTGCCCGCCGTGCTCGCGGTCCTGTACTTGGTCTTCAACGAGGGTTATCTCGCCAGCGGAGATTCGGCACAGCGGCAGGAATTGGCGCGCGAGGGTGTCGAACTGGCCCGGCAGCTCGCGGAGTTGCTGCCGCACGAACCGGAAGTCGCCGGGCTCGCCGCGTTGCTGGAGTTGCAGCAGGCGCGCGTCGCCGCACGGTTCGACGCGCAGGGCCGGATCGTGCTGCTGCAACAGCAGGATCGACGGTTGTGGGACCGCCCGGCGATTCACCGCGCGCTGCGGCGGTTGCGCGAGGCGGTGCGGCTCGGCCGGCCCGGGCCGTATCAAACCCGGGCCGGCATTGCCGGGATGAACGCGGTCGCAAGCAGTTTCTCGGACACCGACTGGGCCGGCGTGCGGGCGATGTACGACCGTCTGTACACAGTGGACCCGTCGCCGGTGGTGCTGCTGAACCGGGCGGTGGCCACCCGGTACGCCGTCGGCCCGGCCCTGGCGCTCGACGAGGTCGACGCTCTCGAGGGCCAGCTTTCCGGCTATCACCTCTGGCACGCCGCCCGCGCGGATCTGCTCGCCGCGCTCGACCGGCCCGGCGAGGCGGTGGCTTCGGCGGAACGCGCGCTAGAGCTGGCCACGAACCCGGCCGAGCGCGAGCTGATGACGCGTCGCGTGGCGGAGTTCGCGGAGTAGCCTGCCCGCATGGCCGACGCTCCGCCGCCGCAAACCGTGTTCCCCAACCTCAAGTACGCCGATCCGAAAGCCGCGATCGAATTCCTCGCCGCGGCCTTCGGGTTCGAGTCGCATTTCGTGGCGGACGGAGGGAACGGCGTCGAGCACGCCCAGCTCCGGGCGGGCTCGAGCCTGCTCTTCCTCAGCCGCGACCACGAGGTCGACCGGTACGGCATGCACAGCCCGCTCGCGCTGGGCGGCACCAGCCACGCGTTGTGCGTCTGGGTGCCGGACGACGCGCTCGACGCCCACCAAGCCCGCGCCGAGGCCGCCGGCGCGCGGATCCTCAACCCGGTGCACGATTCCCCGGCCGGAGTCCGCGAATACTCGTGCGCCGATCCCGAGGGCCAGGTCTGGACCTTCAGCAGCTACGCGGGCGAGTGATCGGCTCGCTCACCGGCGTCTGCGGTGTCTGCCGGGCCGGTCCGGGTACCGGACGCGCAACCGCCCGGCCAGCCCGAACAGCACCGCCAGCCCGACCGCGCAGGCCATGACGAACAGCACGTCGAACGGCAGTGCGTCCGCATCCGCGTCCGCCGCGGCAAGGGTTTCCACGATGCCCGCTCGGTCTTCCACCAGATCGACGGCCGTGCCCGGGACGATCTTCGAGGCGACGGACACGTCCTCGTCCAGCAGCGTGCCGTCCGGGCGGGCGAATCGCGCGGTGCACGCGGTACCGGACCGGGCATCGTGGCATTCGGAGGAAAGCGCGGTCGCGGTGTAGCGCTCGCCGTGCACTGAGACATAGCCGACGCAGGTCATCGCGACCGCGACCCCGTACAGGATGGCGAAGGCGACGGTCAGCACCAGCAGCCAGGTCCGCCCGCTGAACCGGAACGTCACCGCGCCCGCCCCGGACGCAACCGCGATGACCACGACCGCGCCGACGCCCCAAGCAGCACTCACCAGCGCCATCCCGGCACCGGC
The nucleotide sequence above comes from Amycolatopsis sp. AA4. Encoded proteins:
- a CDS encoding glycosyl hydrolase family 18 protein, translating into MSRLSAVLAAAAAPLGVLVATAAPAHAATPLPNHVFAPYFESWNGQSPAAMAQEAGVKHLTMAFLQTASSGSCTVLWNGDASMPVSDATFGADFRTIRSRSGDVIPSFGGYTADHNATEIADSCTNVDQIAAAYESLITTYDVPRLDMDIEDNSLTNSAGIDRRNKAIKKVQDWAAANGRQLQISYTLPTTTSGLTSALGVLQNAVSNGTKVDVVNLMTFDYYDNATHNMAQDTQTAAAGLVSQLASLYPDKTQQQLWGMVGITEMPGIDDFGAAETFTTADAVTVYNWAVSKGINLLSFWALQRDNGSCPGTGAQDTCSGIPQDKWYFSHTFAPFTGGTPVPGDDFSVTASPASASVDPGGSATGKVTTAVTSGTAQQVSLSVSGAPGGVTATVSPATVKAGESANLSITTTAATQPGVYPLTITGSVAGGGSHTATYTLTVNGTSPTGSVVNGNFETGALSPWSGGTIVSSPVHSGSHALQVSPTASTTGEAAQNLTLAPNHAYTLTAWVQGGYAYAGVRGGATASSWSANSSWTKLTIPFTTGASGAVTVYVHGWYGQSPIYADDISVS
- a CDS encoding MFS transporter; translation: MSIPSSAPVVRRTERTTLALLVGVFIIDYIDRVMIAVALPLIGAEFGLSKTTQGLVVSAFAIAYLVGQMPGGLLADRVGARPLLVISLVAWSVFTAATGFAPGLVVLLVLRAAFGFAQALFPGAAFKALAERTTQEGRSRGAGLLLASNSVGAGLGPLLVAPLVVAAGWRHTFWIVAVAGLVVGLALWRLLPAALPRELTEPEARVAPVKVPVSQVLRNRLVIRCAAMFACFNMLAYGMITWVPSYLVETKGLSLVAAGISAAIPQLVSAAAVLLGGWLMSRYFDQRPRWLVVPALVAAAGVLVAMLLSDSATGFTVLQTLAMFISGLASIGIVGLPLRVLPRDLVGAGMGLVNTGGQLAGVLAPLVMGWLADRFGFAAAFGFLAVSTLAAAAISLTTRSTKLSLGAPAAAKQQVG
- a CDS encoding M3 family metallopeptidase, which encodes MISPDNPFAVPSDLPYELPPFDRIADEHYRPAFEAGLAEHAADVERIADDPAEPTFENTIAALERAGALLTRVSGTFFNISGSNATDEIQEIQAELAPKLAAHADAIHLNPRLFARIDALYRKRAELGLNPEELRLLERRYTDFSRAGAGLPEEDQAKLRALNEQLSTLQTRFSQNLLRDTNDLAVVLDDAAELAGLGESAIAAAAQTAAERGLEGKYVLTLTLPTAQAAVASLENRAVRERVFTASVSRGNRGNAYDNNAIVEEITRLRAERAALLGYPNHAAYVIADETAKTVEAAGGLLERLAPVAVANARTEAAELQKLLEADVPGATLQPWDWAFYASKVERERFQLDTAALRPYFELDRVLHDGVFTAANRLYGLTFTERHDLPKYHPQVRIFEVFDADGSGLGLFLMDYYTRDSKRGGAWMNNFVDQSRLLGRRTVVVNVLNVTKPREGEPTLLSLDEVRTAFHEFGHALHSLLSSVEFPTFTGTNVPRDFVEYPSQVNEMWMLWPEILANYAKHHETGEPLPAGQVELLEAAQQYGEGFRTTEYLAAALLDLAWHRLGPDDRVEDVQRFEAEALEKAGVALESVPPRYRTTYFNHVFSGGYSAGYYSYIWSEVLDADTVEWFTENGGLKRENGDHFRSTLLGRGGSVDPMEAFATFRGRAPEIEPLLKRRGLAGA
- a CDS encoding histidine phosphatase family protein, which gives rise to MSTVILLRHGKSTANGSGVLAGRTPKVGLDDTGRAQADALVERFAGVPVAGLVVSPMLRCKQTVAPLAAAQGLTKVVEPRLSEVDYGEWTGRELKNLVKEPLWRVVQAHPSAAVFPGGEGLAEMQARAVAAIRAHDARITAEHGDHAVWVVCSHGDVIKSILADALGQHLDAFQRIVVDPAAVSVVRYTETRPFVLRVNEHGGDLAGIVPPPPKKRGRGKKASSDAVVGGSTGR
- a CDS encoding undecaprenyl-diphosphate phosphatase; this translates as MGWFEALVLGLVQGLTEFLPISSSAHVRIVAALAGWGDPGAAFTAVTQIGTELAVILYFGPKIGRILRAWFFSLYRPDWRRDPDARLGWLIIVGSLPIVVLGLLLQDEIDRAFRDLRITATTLIVFGLILLFADRTAKQQRTLDHLNVPHGLAYGFAQALALIPGVSRSGGTTSAGLLMGYTRSEAAEYSFLLAVPAVFGSGLYKLTDIGKNGENAQWGPTILATLVAFGVGYLVIAWLMAYIKKRSFVPFVIYRVVLGVVLFGLVFGGVLDPNAGPAGG
- a CDS encoding aldo/keto reductase; amino-acid sequence: MEKRQLGRSGLRISRMALGTMTWGGDTDPDEAASQLVAFVDAGGTLVDTADLYAGGEAERMLGELLSDLVPREDVVLATKTVARRTDGPFGGGASRGALLSALDGSLRRLRTDHIDLWQLHAWDECVPIEETLSALDYAVTSGKVRYVGVSNYAGWQLATAASLATTPIVSGQFEYSLLERGIEREVVPAAAHHGIGLLPWAPLGRGVLTGKYRTGTPADSRGASAEYAGYVEHHRTERAARIVQAVVTAAEGLGTSPLAVALAWVRDRPGVAAPVVGARDTGQLTGSLAAEDLTLPPAIRSALDDVSGVEFGYPERGTR
- a CDS encoding YncE family protein; translation: MRRLTAASRIAIPLAGALALSACSSSEQPKDNLQVVANPTAAKPAVSPARAAPPAGQVLPMPVVSAIAADQQSHTLVVALKQPAELRLYDLASLGAPKKTVLLPGPAESLSVSAGQALAGIPDKGVLARVALPSGQLTAEKVAGQPAAGVADGPDTLVAVRDRKAVEVLANGSVAKTITGQLYSADDVVNTGNGVVVLDRLRTAVFSVDVQGGTMDEGLRAGDGAANAVADSYGRVLVTDTRAGALLAFSTNPLILRQRYPVPGSPYGLAYDAKRSLAWVTLTARNEVVGYDVRGGEPVEKYRFPTVRQPDTVGVDDQSGRVFVGSAAGEGTQVIQP
- a CDS encoding DUF5703 family protein, with the translated sequence MTTVDEAVVEGDWEYRRLRLPPAVSRRAAMIQLSIHAEFAGWELRTVRLYADGTRRIWLRRKRTAADHSTGLAT